In Methanobacterium paludis, the following proteins share a genomic window:
- a CDS encoding 50S ribosomal protein L30e, whose protein sequence is MDIERGIRVAVDTGSVTLGSDKSIQALKLGKGKLVIIAKNCPKDIKEDIEHYSKLSEVPVYSYDGTSVELGSVCGRPFTVATLIIKDPGDSAILEVMG, encoded by the coding sequence ATGGATATAGAAAGAGGAATAAGGGTTGCTGTAGACACAGGGAGTGTCACACTTGGATCTGATAAATCCATCCAGGCCTTAAAGCTTGGTAAAGGAAAGCTCGTGATCATCGCAAAAAATTGTCCTAAGGATATAAAGGAAGATATTGAGCATTATTCAAAATTATCAGAAGTTCCTGTTTACAGTTATGATGGAACAAGCGTAGAACTTGGATCCGTGTGTGGTAGACCTTTCACAGTCGCGACACTTATAATAAAGGATCCTGGTGACTCTGCAATACTAGAAGTTATGGGGTAA
- the rpsJ gene encoding 30S ribosomal protein S10, whose translation MHKARIKLTGTDPEKLAYVCDQLKRIAERTGVDLSGPIPLPTKKLVVPTRKSPDGEGKATWERWELRIHKRLVGIEADERAMRQVMKVNVPDNVSIEIELKS comes from the coding sequence ATGCACAAAGCCAGAATAAAACTCACAGGTACAGACCCAGAGAAACTTGCATACGTATGTGACCAGCTCAAAAGAATAGCAGAGAGAACAGGCGTAGACTTGTCCGGACCAATACCATTACCAACTAAAAAACTTGTAGTACCAACCCGAAAATCCCCAGATGGAGAAGGAAAAGCCACATGGGAAAGATGGGAACTCAGGATACACAAAAGGCTGGTTGGAATTGAGGCCGATGAACGTGCTATGCGTCAGGTCATGAAGGTCAACGTACCGGATAATGTGAGTATAGAAATTGAACTTAAAAGCTAA
- a CDS encoding elongation factor EF-2, translating into MSRRTKMIEKIKDLMYQPQYIRNIGIVAHIDHGKTTLSDNLLAGAGMISSELAGDQRFLDFDEQEQARGITIDAANVSMVHKYKDDEYLINLIDTPGHVDFGGDVTRAMRAVDGAVVVVCAVEGIMPQTETVLRQALKENVRPVLFINKVDRLINELKLGGDELQQRFIKIIAGANKLIRSMAPEQFKEEWLAKVGDGSVAFGSAYHNWAINVPTMQKTGITFHDISKYCKEDNQKELAEKAPLSDVLLGMVVEHLPSPEISQKYRVPNIWSGDIESVEGQGMVHTDPDSPLAVMVTNVSIDKHAGEIATGRVYGGTIEKGTEIFFVGSMGKARIQQVGVYMGPERINTDQVPAGNIVAITGAKNAIAGETITNYGTNIAPFESIEHISEPVVTVAVEAKNTKDLPKLIEVLRQVGKEDPTVRVEINEETGEHLISGMGELHLEIITYRIDEKGVEIETSEPIVVYRETISGKAGPVEGKSPNKHNKFYLEIEPLDPVISEAIQKGEIKEGKIKGKPTTSTFTEYGLPKDEAKKVWDVYKRSLFINMTRGIQYLDEIKELLLEGFESALDDGPIAREKVMGLKVMLKDAKIHEDAVHRGPAQVLPAIRKATYGAIMMAKPVLLEPIQKVFINVPQDYMGAATREIQNRRGQIVDMSQEGDMATVESTVPVAEMFGFAGDIRSAAEGRCLWSTENAGFERLPNELQKKIIKEIRVRKGLNPEPYGPDHYVG; encoded by the coding sequence GTGAGTAGACGTACTAAGATGATTGAGAAGATTAAGGATTTGATGTACCAACCACAGTACATCAGGAACATAGGTATAGTGGCCCATATTGACCACGGAAAAACCACATTATCCGACAACCTGCTTGCAGGTGCCGGAATGATATCCTCAGAACTTGCAGGAGATCAGCGTTTTCTTGATTTTGATGAACAGGAACAGGCAAGAGGAATAACCATTGATGCAGCAAACGTTTCAATGGTCCACAAGTACAAAGATGATGAATATCTAATAAACCTCATAGACACCCCAGGACACGTTGACTTTGGTGGAGACGTTACAAGGGCAATGAGGGCTGTTGACGGTGCAGTTGTAGTTGTATGCGCAGTTGAAGGAATCATGCCTCAAACAGAAACAGTTCTGCGTCAGGCACTTAAAGAGAATGTTCGTCCAGTTTTATTCATAAACAAGGTTGACCGTCTCATAAATGAGTTAAAACTCGGTGGAGACGAACTTCAGCAGAGGTTCATTAAGATCATAGCAGGCGCAAACAAACTCATAAGGAGCATGGCTCCAGAACAGTTCAAGGAAGAATGGCTTGCAAAAGTTGGGGATGGAAGTGTTGCATTCGGTTCAGCGTACCACAACTGGGCAATAAATGTCCCAACCATGCAGAAAACAGGTATAACATTCCACGATATTAGTAAGTACTGTAAAGAGGATAATCAAAAAGAATTAGCAGAAAAAGCTCCTCTCAGTGATGTTTTATTAGGAATGGTTGTGGAACATCTCCCAAGTCCAGAAATATCCCAGAAGTACAGGGTACCAAATATCTGGTCTGGTGACATCGAAAGTGTTGAAGGACAGGGTATGGTACACACAGACCCAGATTCCCCACTGGCTGTCATGGTCACAAACGTGAGCATAGATAAACACGCCGGTGAAATCGCAACCGGAAGGGTTTACGGTGGAACCATAGAAAAAGGAACGGAAATATTCTTTGTAGGATCCATGGGAAAAGCCAGAATCCAGCAAGTTGGAGTGTACATGGGTCCAGAAAGGATCAACACAGATCAGGTTCCTGCAGGAAACATCGTAGCAATAACCGGTGCCAAAAATGCTATTGCCGGTGAAACCATAACCAACTATGGTACTAACATAGCTCCATTTGAGAGTATTGAACACATATCCGAACCAGTTGTTACAGTTGCAGTTGAAGCTAAAAATACCAAAGACCTTCCAAAACTCATAGAGGTTTTAAGGCAGGTTGGAAAAGAAGACCCAACAGTCAGGGTTGAGATCAACGAGGAAACAGGTGAACACCTCATATCAGGTATGGGTGAACTCCACCTTGAGATCATAACATACCGTATAGACGAGAAAGGTGTAGAAATTGAGACATCTGAACCAATCGTTGTTTACAGGGAAACAATATCTGGAAAAGCAGGTCCTGTTGAAGGTAAATCACCAAACAAACACAACAAATTCTACCTTGAAATTGAACCATTAGACCCAGTTATATCTGAAGCTATACAAAAAGGTGAAATTAAAGAAGGTAAAATAAAAGGAAAACCAACTACTTCAACTTTCACAGAGTATGGTCTTCCAAAAGACGAGGCAAAAAAAGTTTGGGATGTTTACAAGAGATCTCTTTTCATCAACATGACCCGTGGTATCCAATACCTGGACGAGATAAAAGAATTACTCCTTGAAGGATTTGAAAGTGCACTTGATGATGGTCCAATAGCTCGAGAAAAGGTTATGGGACTCAAAGTAATGCTTAAAGATGCTAAAATCCACGAGGACGCTGTTCACAGGGGTCCAGCACAGGTTCTACCTGCAATAAGAAAGGCTACTTATGGAGCCATTATGATGGCAAAACCAGTACTCCTAGAACCTATACAAAAAGTATTTATCAACGTTCCACAAGACTATATGGGTGCAGCAACAAGGGAAATACAGAACAGAAGAGGACAAATAGTGGACATGTCCCAGGAAGGGGACATGGCAACAGTGGAATCAACAGTACCAGTTGCTGAAATGTTCGGATTTGCAGGGGATATAAGATCTGCCGCAGAGGGTAGATGTTTATGGTCAACTGAGAATGCAGGATTCGAAAGACTCCCTAACGAACTTCAGAAGAAAATTATAAAAGAGATAAGGGTTAGAAAAGGATTAAACCCAGAGCCATATGGCCCAGACCACTATGTGGGATAA
- a CDS encoding 30S ribosomal protein S7 has protein sequence MSFKVFDKWDLEEVKVDDMGLVNYICLDEILVPHTLGRHVKRQFAKSKVSIVERLMNKIMRTQRNSGKKNKAYNIVQDAFDIINKRAKKNPVQVLVKAVENTAPREETTRIKYGGIGYQVAVDIAPQRRIDLAVGFLTRGALQSAFKRKRSAAECLADELLFASEYDTRSFAIQKKEEKERVARSAH, from the coding sequence ATGAGTTTTAAGGTCTTCGATAAATGGGATTTAGAAGAGGTGAAAGTGGACGACATGGGTCTTGTTAATTACATCTGCTTAGATGAAATACTGGTTCCCCACACCCTCGGAAGACATGTTAAAAGACAGTTCGCAAAATCAAAAGTTTCTATAGTTGAAAGACTCATGAATAAAATCATGAGGACACAGAGAAACTCAGGAAAGAAGAACAAGGCTTATAACATAGTTCAAGATGCATTCGATATTATAAACAAACGCGCGAAAAAGAACCCTGTACAGGTACTCGTTAAAGCTGTTGAAAACACAGCTCCAAGGGAAGAAACAACAAGGATCAAGTACGGTGGAATAGGATATCAGGTTGCAGTGGACATAGCACCTCAAAGAAGAATAGACCTAGCAGTAGGATTCTTAACAAGAGGAGCTCTCCAGTCAGCATTCAAAAGGAAACGATCCGCAGCAGAGTGCCTTGCAGACGAACTCCTATTTGCATCTGAATATGACACAAGGAGTTTCGCAATCCAGAAGAAGGAAGAAAAGGAGAGAGTTGCAAGATCCGCACACTAA
- a CDS encoding NusA-like transcription termination signal-binding factor, translated as MTIKFTTHEIRYIALFESMTGAMVKDCIVDDEHAKITFLVKKGDMGLAIGKRGSTVTKVQKTVDKGVEVIEHSDDPVEFIGNLMAPAKIRSIRILQKENGEKIATLETDSRNKRTAIGKGGQNIERARLLAKRQHNINNIIIK; from the coding sequence GTGACTATAAAATTTACAACGCACGAGATAAGATACATAGCCCTCTTTGAGAGCATGACCGGAGCCATGGTCAAAGACTGCATAGTGGATGATGAACATGCTAAAATAACTTTCCTTGTTAAAAAAGGAGACATGGGTCTTGCAATTGGAAAAAGAGGAAGTACTGTGACGAAAGTCCAGAAAACCGTTGACAAAGGTGTTGAAGTTATAGAACACTCCGACGATCCTGTGGAATTCATAGGTAACCTTATGGCCCCAGCTAAGATCAGAAGTATAAGAATACTTCAGAAGGAAAACGGGGAGAAAATAGCAACCCTTGAAACCGATTCAAGAAACAAAAGAACCGCAATCGGAAAAGGCGGTCAAAACATCGAAAGAGCAAGGCTTTTAGCTAAGAGACAACATAATATAAATAACATTATTATAAAATAG
- the rpoA2 gene encoding DNA-directed RNA polymerase subunit A'', whose product MDIEKVEKVVKKKRAKFPEKLIHEIAEAAERHELSDKELDELVKEIKKAYQRAKVENGEAVGTVAAQSVGEPGTQMTMRTFHYAGVAELNVTLGLPRLIEIVDARKKISTPTMAIYFEEEYGADEEFVRKIANRIGKIILNDVLEDFNVNYANMSLTIEIDEDKVNEKRLEYDEIIAKIEKAFKKVEIDKNVLSFEPTISESKHAIRELRLLADKVRDLQISGVKNIGKVVIRKEGTEWAIHTEGSNLGAVLKMEGVDKTRTTTNDIHEVEKVLGIEAGRNAIIHEAQSTMEEQGLTVDVRHIMLVADMMTSDGIVKSIGRHGISGEKASVLARASFEETGKHLLRASIRGEVDHLTGIIENIIIGQPIPLGTGSVGVVMKDKK is encoded by the coding sequence GTGGATATTGAGAAGGTAGAAAAGGTTGTTAAAAAGAAAAGAGCCAAGTTCCCAGAAAAACTCATTCATGAGATAGCTGAAGCTGCCGAGAGGCATGAACTCAGTGATAAGGAACTTGACGAACTTGTTAAAGAGATAAAAAAAGCATACCAACGTGCAAAAGTTGAAAATGGAGAAGCAGTTGGTACAGTTGCAGCCCAATCCGTTGGCGAGCCTGGTACACAGATGACCATGCGTACGTTCCACTACGCAGGGGTTGCAGAGCTCAACGTTACACTGGGACTACCACGTCTAATTGAGATCGTTGACGCCAGAAAGAAGATATCAACCCCAACAATGGCTATTTACTTTGAAGAAGAATATGGCGCAGATGAAGAGTTTGTAAGGAAAATAGCCAACAGGATCGGTAAGATCATCCTCAACGATGTTTTAGAGGATTTCAATGTAAACTATGCCAACATGAGCTTGACCATTGAGATCGATGAGGATAAAGTCAATGAGAAAAGACTTGAATATGATGAGATCATAGCCAAGATAGAAAAAGCTTTTAAGAAAGTAGAAATAGATAAAAATGTACTGAGTTTTGAACCTACGATTTCTGAATCTAAACATGCAATAAGAGAATTAAGACTTTTAGCCGACAAAGTTCGCGATCTGCAGATTAGTGGTGTTAAGAACATTGGAAAAGTCGTAATAAGGAAAGAAGGTACAGAATGGGCTATACATACCGAAGGTTCAAATCTTGGAGCAGTCCTCAAGATGGAAGGTGTTGATAAGACAAGAACAACCACAAATGACATACATGAAGTGGAGAAAGTTCTTGGAATAGAAGCCGGAAGAAATGCAATCATACATGAAGCACAGAGCACAATGGAAGAACAGGGTCTTACAGTTGATGTGAGGCACATAATGCTCGTTGCAGATATGATGACATCAGATGGTATCGTGAAGTCCATAGGACGGCATGGTATAAGTGGTGAAAAAGCCAGTGTTCTTGCAAGGGCTTCTTTTGAGGAAACAGGTAAACACCTTTTAAGAGCCAGCATAAGGGGTGAAGTTGATCATCTCACAGGTATAATTGAGAATATTATAATAGGACAACCAATACCACTGGGAACAGGATCTGTTGGTGTCGTTATGAAAGACAAAAAGTAG
- the tuf gene encoding translation elongation factor EF-1 subunit alpha, with protein sequence MAKTKEHMNLAFIGHVDHGKSTLVGHLLLQAGAVAEQQLSSGENKFRFVMDKLTEERERGVTIDLAHAKFETPKYEFTIVDCPGHRDFVKNMITGASQADAGVLVVAIDDGIMPQTKEHVFLARTLGIGQIIIGINKMDLVKYDEKKFNELKDEVGALIKTVGYKPSDVHFIPLSAFEGDNITKKSENTPWYKGPSLVDALGELKAPAKPTNLPLRVPVQDVYSITGVGTVPVGRVETGIMKKADNVIFEPAGVSGEVKSIEMHHEILDQAEPGDNVGFNVRGVGKNDIRRGDVAGHTNTPPSVAKEFTAQIVVLQHPGVITVGYTPVFHCHTAQVACTFLELQKKLDPATGQTKEEHPDFLKTGDAAFVVVKPTKPMVIEKIKDIPHMGRFAIRDMGQTVAAGMCIDLVPAK encoded by the coding sequence ATGGCTAAAACAAAAGAACACATGAATTTAGCGTTTATTGGACACGTAGACCATGGTAAATCCACACTTGTCGGACACTTACTACTTCAAGCTGGAGCAGTAGCAGAGCAGCAGCTCTCATCTGGAGAAAACAAGTTCAGATTTGTTATGGACAAACTGACAGAAGAAAGGGAAAGAGGAGTTACAATAGACCTCGCTCATGCAAAATTTGAAACACCAAAATACGAATTCACAATTGTGGACTGTCCCGGTCACAGAGATTTCGTTAAAAACATGATCACAGGAGCATCCCAAGCAGATGCAGGTGTGCTTGTCGTTGCAATAGACGACGGTATCATGCCACAGACAAAAGAACACGTATTTCTTGCAAGGACTCTTGGTATCGGACAAATAATTATCGGTATCAACAAAATGGACCTTGTTAAATACGATGAGAAAAAATTCAACGAACTCAAAGATGAAGTTGGAGCACTCATAAAAACAGTTGGATACAAACCATCAGATGTACACTTCATACCATTGTCTGCATTCGAAGGGGACAACATAACCAAGAAAAGTGAAAACACACCATGGTACAAAGGACCATCACTTGTTGACGCACTTGGTGAACTCAAAGCACCAGCAAAACCAACAAACTTACCACTCAGGGTACCAGTTCAGGATGTTTACTCCATCACAGGTGTAGGAACAGTTCCAGTGGGAAGGGTAGAAACTGGAATAATGAAAAAAGCTGACAATGTCATATTTGAACCTGCAGGAGTAAGTGGAGAGGTAAAATCCATAGAAATGCACCACGAGATACTCGATCAAGCAGAACCCGGTGACAATGTAGGATTCAACGTCAGAGGTGTTGGTAAAAACGACATAAGAAGAGGAGATGTCGCAGGACACACGAACACACCACCAAGCGTTGCAAAAGAGTTCACAGCACAGATCGTTGTGTTACAGCACCCCGGTGTCATCACCGTAGGATACACACCAGTATTTCACTGTCACACAGCACAGGTAGCTTGTACCTTCCTTGAACTCCAGAAAAAATTGGACCCTGCAACAGGTCAAACCAAAGAAGAACACCCAGACTTCCTAAAAACAGGGGACGCTGCATTTGTTGTTGTTAAACCAACAAAACCAATGGTAATCGAGAAAATTAAAGACATTCCTCATATGGGAAGATTCGCTATCCGTGATATGGGTCAGACCGTGGCTGCAGGAATGTGTATTGACCTCGTGCCAGCAAAATAA
- a CDS encoding 30S ribosomal protein S12, producing MPGLFAANKLKKNRQNFRWKDTHYKRKELRLDVKADPLEGAPQARGIVIEKVGVEAKQPNSAIRKCVRVQLIKNGKQLTAFAPGDGAIGFIDEHDEVMIEGIGGPSGRSMGDIPGVRWKVTKVNNVALEQMVKGKIEKPVR from the coding sequence TTGCCAGGACTTTTTGCAGCAAACAAGCTTAAAAAAAATAGACAAAATTTCAGATGGAAAGATACTCATTACAAAAGGAAAGAATTAAGGTTAGATGTTAAAGCCGACCCATTAGAAGGAGCACCTCAAGCAAGGGGAATTGTAATTGAGAAAGTGGGTGTAGAAGCAAAACAGCCGAACTCTGCTATAAGGAAATGTGTACGTGTCCAGCTTATCAAAAATGGTAAACAATTAACGGCCTTTGCTCCTGGAGATGGTGCAATTGGGTTCATCGATGAACACGATGAGGTCATGATTGAAGGAATCGGAGGACCATCCGGAAGGTCCATGGGCGATATCCCTGGAGTCAGATGGAAGGTTACAAAGGTTAACAACGTAGCATTAGAACAGATGGTTAAAGGTAAAATAGAAAAACCAGTAAGATAA